The DNA region CTACGGCTACGACAACGCCGACCGGCTGACCTCGGTGAATAACGATGGGCCTTCGGGGCCGCTCAAGGATTTCAGCTACGCGCTCGATGCGGCGGGCAACCGCACGTCGGTGACCTCGGCGGTAGGTACCGAGAGCTACACCCTGGATGCCCTGAACCGCCTGACGCAGGTCACGTATCCCAACGGCGACAAGGTGTCGTACGCCTATGACGCGGCTGGCAACCGCCTGACGGAATCGGTGAACGGCGTCACCACCAACTACGGCTACAACGCCGCAGGGCAACTGCAGACGGTTGGCGCGACCACCTACAGCTACGACGCCGATGGCAATCTCATAAGCGCTGGCGCCGACAGCTTCAGCTGGGATTCGGTTGGGCGCCTCAATAGCGCGACCGTGAGCGGCACAACTTCTAGCTATAGCTACGATGGTGACGGGACTCGCACCGCCGCGAAAGTTGGATCAGCTTCCGCAGCGAATTATCTTTGGGATCGGCAGGAGGCGTTGCCGCTTCTGGTCGATGACGGGAGCCATGGGTACGTTCAGTCCGGTGGCTTGCTGGAACAGTTGGACAGCGGCGGGATATCGACCGGGCAGTATTCGTTGCCCGACGCCCTTGGCTCGGTTCGCGGACTGGCTAACCAGAGCGGAGCAATTTCCGGCAGTGCGGACTATGACGTTTTTGGCCCGCTCCGGTCGCAAACCGGCATGTCAACCGTCTTCGGGTTCACTGGCCAGCAAACCGACCCCTCGAGCCTCCTTTACCTGCGCGCCCGGTACCTGACCCCTGCCGGCGGGCGCTTTCTGTCGGCTGACCCCATCCTGCCGAGCGCAGCCGGCACCCAGGGTTTCAATAGTTACACCTATGTCGGAGGTAATCCCTCTACCGCAACCGACCCTAGTGGCGAGCTCCTTGTCGAGGAAAGGCCAATCACCCAGGTTCCGGGTCGTGTGATCATCTCTGACCGTGGACCGGGTGGAACCATCATCGGCACGATTCTCCGTTATGCCCTATGGGCTCTTGTTCTCGGAATCGCCGCCTCGATTCCCTCAGATAAAGCGGTGTTAGCTCCCACCCCGCTGCCACCAACCCCAGGCCCGCCGGGGACCACAACAGACAATGCAACACCCCTGACGGATAAGACTACGGTCGCGACTACCAGCGGCGCACTAACCCTGAGTGAGCTCATTGTTCGCGCTCGTACTCGTTCCAAGCAGTCACTTTTCGTAGCTGTGGACGCAAGCGCGCTCATTGCCGGATTGCAAGAAGATCAGGGTCCGGAGCTAGAGGCAGCTCTAGCGACGCGACGTCCCGTGGTGTCGCAAACAGCATTCAACCAGGCGACCGTTAGAACTGGACCAGGCGCGTTGAGCGCGTGGCTGCAAACCCACCTGGGGCGCGAAGGTGCACCTGTCACGGATATCGAAGCGCAGCCCCTCGTAGACTTGGCACCACTGTTGAAGCCGGCACGACGACTTGGCCTTAGCGACGCAAAAATCGCACTATCAGCGATGAAGGAACTCCTGCCTCTGCTTGCTAGGGATGACCAGCTTGTCGGCTTTCTGCAGGCCATAGGGTATCCAGTGGAGCCGTTCCCTCGACCTTCCACGACTCCCTAGTCAACGGTTACGCTATTGATCCGTGGACGAGGAGCTAACGCGATGGCAGGCTGCCTTTGCCAGGTTGGTTAGCCAAGGCATCCACGCCGAAACAGCTTCGATGTTGGGATCTATACAGGTTCGGGGAACTGTACCTGACGGTGAGCCATTCTTCCTTCATAGTCACGGGGACGTCTGGTGGCTAGGCGTAGGCGGCGATGAGCCGGCCTCCGCGCCATATTGGCATTGGATGTTGCGTCGGCCAACTAAGGTAGCCGTTTCGGCCGAGGAAGGAGTGCTCCATTTCATGGAGCTTTACGAGAAATACTTGAGCGATCGCCACGGCGCACAGGATGCGGACACGACTTGGTGGAACCTCCGACACCGGCCGAGGCTTGACGATTCGTTACAACCCAACACCGGTGGGCTCGCGCTTAGCTGGCGTGGTGCCTCGAAAGAGGCGATTGAAGGCTTGCAGCGTAGCTTTAATCTGCGCTTTCCCGAGGACTACCTGCGATTCATCAGATCCTCCGACGGCGCCGTAGGTGAGGTCGGAAGTGCTTGGCTCGATATATGGAGCGTTTCCAAAGTTGAGCGCGAAAATGGGACAACCGAACGGGTCCAGGCCCGTGTTGCGTTCGGGTCCGGTGGCGACGGCCGGCGCTACGTTTTTGGCTCGGGGCCACTGACTAACATCATTGAAATCAGCCGCAAACCCTCACACGTGAAGGAAGTGGTTCGAGGTCGGAGTTTCGCGGAGTTTTTGAGTTCGCTCGTCATCCATCCGCCAACCGATCCAAGTTGAGTCGGATTTAGTGGTGTAAATTCCTGGCCCGTTGCGTCGTGACGCCTCCCGTGGTTGACAGTTCAGGCTGCGGATTGCGTTGATCCAAGCGCCTCCTGCCGGACCTCGGCCGGCGTCCGATATTTGAGCGACTGGTGGGGCCGTAGGGCCAGGCGGTCGACCACGCCATCTCCATCGCCGGACTGAAAATCGCGGGCGCGACAACGCGGGGTCATGCTCCAGCCGAGCATGGAGCGGTCGAAACACTAAAGACGCACCCGGCCGCTGCATGGCTTCCCCTCTTCCAGGATGACCGTGGTGCGTTGCGAGTCGTGTCACTCCAGGGCAATACTGGCTCCCTTCTATTAGTAGACTTTGTTGAGCCTCCCGAAACCGTCTTGGAGTTTTCAGACCTACGAGCTATGGCGGCGGCTCTGCTGAAGGGCTGGAAGGCGGGAGCCTACCGGCGCGGCGATCATGGCGATGTTTTAGAGGACCCGAGAAAATTGGCTACGCTCTACCGCGAGGGCGACTTCGGCCCGGTCGACATCGATGCTCTACTGCACGATCTGGCCGACGGTTTGCCGGAAGTACAAACCCAAGCTCTGGTCCTCGTGCGAACGCGGCTCTACCCCGATGCCGTGCCGGGCCTAATTAGGCTCCTGACGGATGGGTCCTACCAAGGCAGGCTGTACGCGGCGGAGCTGCTGGGGGACATCGGTGACCGAGCAGCGATTGGTCCGCTCGAGCGCATGGCTGAACTCGATCCTGATCTGACCATGAGGGGAATGGCAGTCAGATCGCTCAAAATGCTAGAGGCCTTGCCGGATCGCTAGCGGTCCAACCGGCTTGCGGCCGGAAATAGGTCCAAATAAATCGCCCTGGAACTGGTGGACGCTCAGGCGGCGAGCTCGTCCTGTCAAAAATGGTGAGGGTTAGTAATCTGCCTGACCAGCCTTGACCCAAGCTCCCCAAAGTCGTAAGAGGCAGAATCTTGCAGAT from Candidatus Dormiibacterota bacterium includes:
- a CDS encoding SMI1/KNR4 family protein, whose amino-acid sequence is MELYEKYLSDRHGAQDADTTWWNLRHRPRLDDSLQPNTGGLALSWRGASKEAIEGLQRSFNLRFPEDYLRFIRSSDGAVGEVGSAWLDIWSVSKVERENGTTERVQARVAFGSGGDGRRYVFGSGPLTNIIEISRKPSHVKEVVRGRSFAEFLSSLVIHPPTDPS
- a CDS encoding HEAT repeat domain-containing protein produces the protein MAAALLKGWKAGAYRRGDHGDVLEDPRKLATLYREGDFGPVDIDALLHDLADGLPEVQTQALVLVRTRLYPDAVPGLIRLLTDGSYQGRLYAAELLGDIGDRAAIGPLERMAELDPDLTMRGMAVRSLKMLEALPDR